The DNA segment ATAAGCTTCCTTGTTTCTCCAGGGTTCTATCAAACAAAGTAGGCACATTCTTACTGAAAAGGATAAGGTTGAGagtaaaattttttttttggcaaaatTTGAGTAACGAACGACTTTTCTGGTGCTCcttcattcaataaaagGCTTAAGAATCAACAAGGAAACACATGCGCCTCTATTGAAAAACGAAGTATATTAGGAGAATCTATTACAAATATAAATCACGTTGAGTTAAGAGGAGGATCTAACAAATAAAGTTGAGAAAGAGCGGTTTGACAAGGGAAAACATGTCCAGACAAGACGAAAATTCCGCTTTATTGGCAGACAATGCGAACAACCATCTATCGTATACGGGAAATCAGAATGGATGCCAAGATAATTTCaagctttcaaaaagtcAGCTTTCCGATCTTCATAATCCCAAATCAATAGGATCGTTTATAAAATTATTCGGCAATGGGACCGAcaactttttcaagtaCTTAAAAACAGATAAAAGTGCAGGTATTTCTCTTCCAGGAAAAACTGACTATCGCAAGACAAGCCGCTATAAGCACTACGGTGATAATTCTCTTCCTGAAAGAATACCTAAGTCGTTTTTGCAGTTAGTACGGGCTGCCTTCAATGATAAAACAATGCAGCTATTGACAGTGGCCGCCATTGTTTCCTTTGTTTTGGGTCTATATGAATTATGGGTACAACCTCCGCAGTATGATCCCGAAGGTAACAAAatcaaccaagttgactGGATAGAGGGTGTTGCTATCATGATAGCTGTCTTTGTAGTAGTCTTAGTGAGTGCCGCCAACGATTACCAAAAGGAATTACAATTTGCGAAGCtgaataagaaaaaggaagaccGTAAGATTATAGTCATAAGAAATGATCAGGAAATACTGGTTTCTATTCACCATGTTTTGGTTGGTGATATCATTTCATTGCAAACCGGTGATGTTGTCCCCGCTGATTGCGTTATGATATCAGGCAAATGCGAAGCAGATGAATCCTCCATCACTGGTGAGTCTAACACAATACATAAATTTCCAATTGCAAActcattgaaagatttcACAAAATACAATTCCGGTGACAGTCACtcacaaaaaaaaccatTGGATATAGGTGACGTTTCCGAAGACGATAACAAAGTTGCCGATTGTATGCTAATCTCTGGTTCGAGAATTCTATCTGGCTTGGGCAGAGGTATCGTCACTTCTGTGGGTATAAACTCAGTTTATGGACAAACAATGACTTCACTGAATGCGGAACCTGAAAGTACACCATTACAATTACATTTGAGTCAATTGGCTGATAATATTTCTGTTTACGGTTGTGTGGCTGCTATAATCCTTTTCTTGGTCCTTTTCATCAGATACTTGTTTTATATAATCCCTGAGAAAGGCAGATTTCACGATTTAGATCCTGCTCAAAAGGGTTCTAAATTcatgaatattttcatcactTCCATCACAGTTATTGTGGTGGCTGTTCCAGAAGGTTTGCCATTAGCAGTTACTTTAGCTCTAGCATTCGCGACAACAAGAATGACTCAAGATGGTAACTTGGTGAGAGTTTTAAGAAGCTGTGAAACTATGGGATCTGCTACCGCAGTATGTTCCGATAAAACTGGTACTTTGACGGAGAATGTCATGAACGTCGTCCGTGGCTTCTTGGGCAATtctaaattcgatgataATAAGGGTTTACCTGTAAGCGAACAAAAAAGGCTGAATTCCAGAAAAGTGTTCGAGGAAAAGTGTTCGCCATCTTTGAGGACTGATTTATTAGCTAATATTGTTTTGAATTCAACGGCCTTTGAAAACAGGGATTTCAAGaggaaaaatgaagatagaAGCAGCGTCAACAAAAAGTCCCCGGAAAGGTCCAGTTTTTACGCCAGGTGTAAATCTAAAATGTCCTTCCTTAAAAGGAGCAAGAAGCATGATGACGGAGATCAGTTATTTGAAAGTGTCAACGAGGGAAAACAAGAACCGTTTATCGGCTCCAAAACCGAAACAGCTTTACTCATTATGGCGAGATTGTCTTTAGGTTTGCAAGTTGGAGAATTGCAAAATTGGAGAGACCAACCGGCGGAAAAGTTCGGTATCGAAAAAATTGTCCAGACTATTCCATTTGAAAGTTCACGCAAGTGGGCTGGCTTAGTCGTGAAGTACAAAGACAGTGAAGGTAAAAAGCCATTTTATAGATTATTTGTTAAAGGTGCCGCGGaaattgttttcaaaaaatgttcaTACAAGAGAAACTCAGATGactctttgaaagaaatcgaCGTAGAAgccaaaaaacaaattgacggtgaaatcaaaaatctgGCGTCCGATGCTCTCAGGGCGATTAGCGTTGCCCATAGAGATTTCTACGAACTTGAAAACTGGCCTCCTGAGCAATTGCGTGATAAAGACTCATCGAACCTGGCTGCACCGGATCTACTATTTACCAACCAAGACATCGAAAAGGGTTTGATTCTGGATGGCATACTCGGTATTCAAGACCCCTTACGTGCAGGTGTCAAGGAATCTGTTCATCAATGTCAACGGGCTGGTGTAACTGTACGTATGGTTACCGGTGATAATATATTAACAGCAAAGGCCATTGCGAGAAACTGTGGCATTCTTTCCACCGACGTGACGTCTGAAGCTTATTCTGCCATGGAAGGCACTGAATTCAGAAAGTTGACTAAAAATGAACGTATAAGAATTCTGCCAAATTTAAGAGTCTTGGCAAGGTCGTCACCAGAGGATAAGAGGTTATTGGTAGAAACATTGAAAGGGATGGGAGACGTTGTTGCAGTTACTGGCGATGGTACAAATGATGCACCTGCTTTGAAACTAGCCGATGTGGGATTCTCAATGGGTATTTCCGGTACAGAAGTCGCTAGAGAGGCCTCTGATATTATTTTGATGACTGATGATTTTTCTGCCATCGTTAATGCTATCAAATGGGGCAGGTGTGTTTCTGTTTCCATAAAAAAGTTTATACAATTTCAATTGATTGTTAATATCACTGCGGTGATTTTaacttttgtttcttctgtcGCATCCAGCGATGAAACATCAGTATTGACGGCGGTGCAACTATTATGGATCAATCTTATTATGGATACTTTAGCAGCCTTAGCTTTAGCTACAGATAAACCTGATCCAAATATCATGGACAGAAAACCGAAAGGTCGCTTGAcatctttgatttctgtTTCAACTTGGAAGATGATTCTATCACAAGCTACATTGCAACTAATAGttacttttattttgcaTTTCTACGGTCcgaatttgttttttgacaagtatgaagatgaaataacGAGtcatcaacagcaacaactaAATGCCATGACGTTCAACACTTTTGTTTGGTTACAGTTCTTTACCATGCTAGTATCCAGAAAACTAGATGAAGGTGATGGCATATCAAACTGGAGAGATAGAATTTCAGCCGCCAATTTAAACTTCTTCCAAGACTTGGGTAGaaactattattttttaacaATAATGGCTATTATTGGGGGATGTCAAGTTATAATAATGTTTTTCGGTGGCGCGCCATTTTCTATTGCCAGACAGACCAAGTCAATGTGGATAACCGCTGTACTTTGCGGTATGTTGTCTTTGGTTATGGGAGTGCTAGTAAGAATGTGCCCTGATGAGGTAGCACTGAAGTTGTTTCCAGATACTTTTGTTCAGAAATTTAAATACATATTTGGGCTTGAATTTCTCAGGAGAAAACATCTTGGAAAAcatgacgatgaagaagcgCTGGTGGATGAAGCCGATACTCCAGAATCCACCGCCTTTTACTGATAGACGCGCTCTATACATTTTGTACAAACGCTAATGATAAGATTAAGAAATTTCTATCatgacttttttttcgaagTTGTAAAACATAgtcaaaaagaatactatttttcattatttaaGTAAAATACTTCCCTACGTAAGTTCTTTTATCCTTTCATGTATTGTAGAGGAGCTGGAAATTCCCACACCagtaaaagaagaatagCGCTGAtgttttttcagtttcgAGTTTTTCATTAAGGCCATTGTGACTTTCCTTTACTGCTAATCACGATAGTAACTCTTCATCAATGTCCTTGGTCGATAAATAACTTTGCGCTCTCGATTTTATAccttctgaaaaaatagcGTATTCGGCAAAGAACTTATCGAGACCTTTAAAcaaacttttcaattcagaAAGTGATTCAATTCTCTTTATTAAATTCGTGTTTGTTTCATATCTAGCTTCGTTGTCGATCGCAAAAGTTAACGATTCGTCTATTGTGTTCTCTAGCGCATTCAACGATGTTCTGAAATCATTTATTGAGAGATCTCTCCCCACGTTAACCGTGTTCCCGTTGTTTTTTCCTGTGGAAATATTCGTAATGGTCTTGATTTGTTCTAAATAATATATTaccttttcaattctctTTCTAATTAGAACCAAACTCTGCAGTTGTTGTCTCACTCGAgcattatcatcatcttcttgatCTATCTCATTTACCCTTTTTACCACATTCTGCATTCCTGCTTCTAGTGCTCTCACGGCACCTGCCAAGGTATCTAAATAGTATTCAAGCTTTGAAGACCTTACCGATTCGGTCGGATATAATGAGATCTCATCCTCGTCTGCTCCTTCGCGGGCTCTGGAAGATGCCCAAGTCCTTGGCAGTGCCTGAGATAATTTATCCAAGTTCCATATAGTATTCTCCAATTCTTTTGTGAGGTTTTTTGTGTAAAAGTCCAATCTGGTCAATAGTGCTGAGGACAGAGATTGCGTTTGGATCTGATCCTCGTTAAGAGCATTTGATAGAAGAATATCGACGAATGCATGAGGAACAAATTCCTCGTCGAAAAACATGCTCAAGATATCGTCATCTTCCGCAACAGCTAAGTCTGCCATTTTCTGTGTTCTTTGGCCTTCCTCCTCTTTCCTAAATACTTCCTTTCACACATACTTTATTGGGAGATAACTAGTAATGTCAGATTCGAAGCGCATAATGCCGAGGTAACTTTAGTAGTGATTTTTAAAAAAGTTAATGACgtatgaaaaaattaaggCTCAGTTAAattatataaaacacaGAAGTTATATTTTCCAACTTCAATcacatctttttttgatcCATTACGGCCAATTAAACAAAACTGGCTAACCTCATTATCAttggaaacaaaaaaggTGGGCGTCTTCGATGCAATTTTGGGGCGTTGGGTTCCCGGATCTCTAATGATATCAAGCTTGAGACTTGTATCAGGGCCGGAAGAGACAAACAAGGTGTCAGACACGCAGTAGAGACTATTAATTGGAATGCCCTCATTAACAAAGAACTCATCAACTGGGCATTCTGGTGATGTTAAATCCCACTGAGCTAACATTCCATTCTCATAACCAGCATAAACATAGTTTGCTTCATTCACGTCAATTGCCAATGAATTGCATGCAGATGTGAACTTGCTTGGGAGTTGAATAGTTTGCTCCTTGGAAAATACATCGTGAACGGTAATAACGCCAGAAACATGGCCCGCAATAACATGTTTTCCACACGTTCCAAACTCCAAATTAGTACTCTTAAATGTAGGGATTTCAAGTGACAGCTTATCTGTATCCATAAAGGTGACTATACTGTTTACACCATCACTCGGATTTTCCTTTCTGTTGAATGTGTGAATCGTCGTTGCTGTCCCGCATTCCCATAGGCGAATAGAACCATCGAGGGAGGCAGAAAGTACATTTCTTCCCCGGTCTATTATAGCGATGTCTGTGATTTTTGCCCTGTGTCCAATTAATGTACGGGGATTGGAGCCATCCTTTACCGACCAAATCTTTAGCCGCATATCCTGTGAACCAGATATCAATGCTTCACCGCTTGGAAAAAACTTTATTGTTGATATTTCGCCAGCGTGAGCCTGATGAATTTCTGTTTCTAGGTTGAAATTCGAATCCAACACTTTGATATCACCTTTTGTAGTACCTAATATGAATCGCCTCATGTGAACTTTAATCGTATCTACAGAAGTATAATCCGCACCCTTGAGCGTCTTTGAACAATCTCTTTTAATAGtattgaataaaaagttTTGGCCATCCAACTGTGCCCTATACAAATGGGAACTAAGTTTCTTAAACTTATTTCCTTCGCCTGCATCTATTCCCCTGCCGTTTGCTAATACTACCATCTTGTGCTCCTTGATTTCATTCAGATTTCTGTCAATGTTGATATAAAACTCACGATCATTATCAGGCTCCTCTTCCTCCAGGACAGCCTCAAAATCGTACTGGATATGGGCAACTGTAATATTCTTAcccattttcaatttcaattcatGCGGCTATATCTTTCTAGTTCCTGCTTTTGCCATTAAAAaggttcttttttttttaacgTGTAGCTTTTATTTGCCGATTCCAGGTTATCGCCCATATGTAGCCGAAAGATTCCTTATAGTTAAGACATCACAGGCTCTAGCGGGAGGTTGATTGAATTTAACTACTTCTCTTAGATTTGATAGGAACAAGGCCGATTTTTCAAGCTGCTATGATGTCACCTCATTTGtaacaaaattgaaatattcGCGGAAAAAATGCACATAGCATTTGAAGATCGTTATTACAATTTAAATTGAGAGAACTTCAGCCAACTCAATTGGATATAACTACTTTTCAAGGCAAATAGGACATAAACCTGTAAACTCCTGATCGGTGCTGCAGAAGGATTTTACATTTTACGATTCTCCCTTTTACAATGCAGTGAAATTTTACCGAACAATAAATAGAACTATGTAAACTACTAGTCGATATCAACAATAGACGCTACAGGTGATACTAACGTACTCCTTAGGAGTACTATCGTAACATCACTGAAATCactaaaatcaaaatttaaATTAGCGGATCTGATTGAATGCATCGAATATTAACGAATTTGGCTGAACTTTTGCCTTCGGTTTATCAAAAAGCTTCCAATATCGTAACGTTTCATCTCCTGCCCCAGAGACAACCGTAGTCCCGTCATTGGATAATGTCAAATGGAGTATTCTGAAACTATGCCCCTTTAAAATTGCAATTGGATCCATGGAACTGCAATCCCATAAAGTTAGATTGTATTTTGAGTAACCATGAGATGTAACAAGCTCGTTAGTATTTTTTGACCATACCATATTACATATTTGAGAGCCACTGTCTATATCGCTCATCTTTGTAGAAGTGTTAACATTCCaaatttttaattttctaTCTGCTGTACCACCGCCAGTAGCCAATATGCCTCTTTTATGAGGAGACCAAGCCATAGCCTTGACAGCTGCCTTATGCTCATCGAACGTCAAAATTGGAGATTTGGAGGTTCCCTCGTAAACATGGACCATGTTATCGTTACCACCTGATGCAAGTTTATTATCTGCCACGTTCCACTTTAGGCCGCAGACTTCCTGAGTGTGCGATTCTATAGTTTCGAAAAAGGGATCTGGCATCCTCACATCTCTATGTAGTATTCGGTGATCCCTACTTCCAGATGTCAAAACATGATTGTTCCAAGATAAACACGCTACTCTGTCGACATGTCCTGACAATGTTCTaatacattttctttttatcacATCATA comes from the Saccharomyces kudriavzevii IFO 1802 strain IFO1802 genome assembly, chromosome: 7 genome and includes:
- the PMC1 gene encoding calcium-transporting ATPase PMC1 (similar to Saccharomyces cerevisiae PMC1 (YGL006W); ancestral locus Anc_4.117): MSRQDENSALLADNANNHLSYTGNQNGCQDNFKLSKSQLSDLHNPKSIGSFIKLFGNGTDNFFKYLKTDKSAGISLPGKTDYRKTSRYKHYGDNSLPERIPKSFLQLVRAAFNDKTMQLLTVAAIVSFVLGLYELWVQPPQYDPEGNKINQVDWIEGVAIMIAVFVVVLVSAANDYQKELQFAKLNKKKEDRKIIVIRNDQEILVSIHHVLVGDIISLQTGDVVPADCVMISGKCEADESSITGESNTIHKFPIANSLKDFTKYNSGDSHSQKKPLDIGDVSEDDNKVADCMLISGSRILSGLGRGIVTSVGINSVYGQTMTSLNAEPESTPLQLHLSQLADNISVYGCVAAIILFLVLFIRYLFYIIPEKGRFHDLDPAQKGSKFMNIFITSITVIVVAVPEGLPLAVTLALAFATTRMTQDGNLVRVLRSCETMGSATAVCSDKTGTLTENVMNVVRGFLGNSKFDDNKGLPVSEQKRLNSRKVFEEKCSPSLRTDLLANIVLNSTAFENRDFKRKNEDRSSVNKKSPERSSFYARCKSKMSFLKRSKKHDDGDQLFESVNEGKQEPFIGSKTETALLIMARLSLGLQVGELQNWRDQPAEKFGIEKIVQTIPFESSRKWAGLVVKYKDSEGKKPFYRLFVKGAAEIVFKKCSYKRNSDDSLKEIDVEAKKQIDGEIKNLASDALRAISVAHRDFYELENWPPEQLRDKDSSNLAAPDLLFTNQDIEKGLILDGILGIQDPLRAGVKESVHQCQRAGVTVRMVTGDNILTAKAIARNCGILSTDVTSEAYSAMEGTEFRKLTKNERIRILPNLRVLARSSPEDKRLLVETLKGMGDVVAVTGDGTNDAPALKLADVGFSMGISGTEVAREASDIILMTDDFSAIVNAIKWGRCVSVSIKKFIQFQLIVNITAVILTFVSSVASSDETSVLTAVQLLWINLIMDTLAALALATDKPDPNIMDRKPKGRLTSLISVSTWKMILSQATLQLIVTFILHFYGPNLFFDKYEDEITSHQQQQLNAMTFNTFVWLQFFTMLVSRKLDEGDGISNWRDRISAANLNFFQDLGRNYYFLTIMAIIGGCQVIIMFFGGAPFSIARQTKSMWITAVLCGMLSLVMGVLVRMCPDEVALKLFPDTFVQKFKYIFGLEFLRRKHLGKHDDEEALVDEADTPESTAFY
- the RPN14 gene encoding Rpn14p (similar to Saccharomyces cerevisiae RPN14 (YGL004C); ancestral locus Anc_4.119) codes for the protein MGKNITVAHIQYDFEAVLEEEEPDNDREFYINIDRNLNEIKEHKMVVLANGRGIDAGEGNKFKKLSSHLYRAQLDGQNFLFNTIKRDCSKTLKGADYTSVDTIKVHMRRFILGTTKGDIKVLDSNFNLETEIHQAHAGEISTIKFFPSGEALISGSQDMRLKIWSVKDGSNPRTLIGHRAKITDIAIIDRGRNVLSASLDGSIRLWECGTATTIHTFNRKENPSDGVNSIVTFMDTDKLSLEIPTFKSTNLEFGTCGKHVIAGHVSGVITVHDVFSKEQTIQLPSKFTSACNSLAIDVNEANYVYAGYENGMLAQWDLTSPECPVDEFFVNEGIPINSLYCVSDTLFVSSGPDTSLKLDIIRDPGTQRPKIASKTPTFFVSNDNEVSQFCLIGRNGSKKDVIEVGKYNFCVLYNLTEP
- the COG7 gene encoding Golgi transport complex subunit COG7 (similar to Saccharomyces cerevisiae COG7 (YGL005C); ancestral locus Anc_4.118), producing the protein MADLAVAEDDDILSMFFDEEFVPHAFVDILLSNALNEDQIQTQSLSSALLTRLDFYTKNLTKELENTIWNLDKLSQALPRTWASSRAREGADEDEISLYPTESVRSSKLEYYLDTLAGAVRALEAGMQNVVKRVNEIDQEDDDNARVRQQLQSLVLIRKRIEKVIYYLEQIKTITNISTGKNNGNTVNVGRDLSINDFRTSLNALENTIDESLTFAIDNEARYETNTNLIKRIESLSELKSLFKGLDKFFAEYAIFSEGIKSRAQSYLSTKDIDEELLS